The Actinopolyspora erythraea genome has a segment encoding these proteins:
- a CDS encoding RNA-guided endonuclease InsQ/TnpB family protein, whose product MQLRYRYRIYPTNEQRQALAQAFGNARVVYNDAVRARQDAYRAGQKYPTGTVLQKRLITDAKHTEERGWLAKCSNIVLQQAIRDCDTAYRNFFDSLKGKCAGRRVGAPRFKSKRDRRQAIRLHTGGFSIRSNGKLRLARIGDVKVAWSRDLPSAPSSVTVIKTADDRYFASFVVETGDDTLPEAVDEHGQDVEIGLDLGLSTFAVDQHGRVIDNPRFVRRAERKLKRLQRELSRKQRGSNNRAKARKKLARQHAKVSDTRQDWLHKATTSIVRENQTIVLEDLAVSGLARTRLAKSVHDASWGAFRRLLDEKAARYGRQLIIINRWLPTSQTCSACGRIDGAKPLSVRTWSCPCGAVHDRDRNAARNILAAGRAERRNACGGDVRPHTGAVAAEAGSSGTPRGDTAPRAA is encoded by the coding sequence ATGCAGTTGCGGTACCGATACCGGATTTACCCGACCAACGAGCAGCGTCAGGCACTCGCGCAGGCATTCGGAAACGCCCGTGTGGTCTACAACGACGCCGTGCGTGCCCGGCAGGACGCCTACCGTGCTGGGCAGAAGTACCCGACCGGAACCGTGCTGCAGAAGCGGCTGATCACCGACGCCAAACACACCGAGGAGCGCGGCTGGCTGGCGAAATGCTCGAACATCGTGCTTCAGCAAGCCATTCGCGACTGCGACACTGCCTACCGCAACTTCTTCGACTCGCTGAAAGGCAAATGCGCAGGTCGACGGGTGGGTGCGCCCCGGTTCAAGTCCAAGCGGGACCGGCGGCAGGCTATCCGGCTGCACACCGGTGGGTTCTCGATCCGAAGCAACGGGAAACTGCGTCTGGCCCGAATCGGGGACGTGAAGGTGGCGTGGTCGCGGGACCTGCCCTCGGCGCCATCATCGGTCACCGTCATTAAGACCGCCGACGACCGGTATTTCGCGTCGTTCGTGGTCGAGACCGGAGACGACACCCTGCCGGAAGCCGTCGACGAGCACGGCCAGGACGTGGAGATCGGCCTGGATCTGGGGTTGTCCACCTTCGCGGTGGACCAGCACGGCCGGGTCATTGACAACCCGCGCTTTGTGCGCCGGGCCGAACGCAAACTCAAGCGGCTACAGCGGGAACTCAGTCGTAAGCAGCGCGGCTCGAATAACCGTGCTAAGGCACGCAAGAAGCTTGCCCGTCAGCACGCGAAGGTGTCCGACACCCGCCAGGACTGGCTCCACAAGGCCACCACCAGCATCGTTCGTGAGAACCAAACGATCGTGCTGGAAGACCTCGCCGTGTCCGGCCTGGCCCGCACCCGGCTGGCGAAATCCGTACACGACGCGTCATGGGGCGCGTTCCGGCGACTGCTGGACGAGAAAGCCGCACGGTACGGCCGCCAGCTGATCATCATCAACCGGTGGCTGCCCACCAGCCAAACGTGCTCCGCGTGCGGACGCATCGATGGGGCCAAACCGCTATCGGTGCGCACCTGGTCATGCCCGTGCGGAGCAGTGCACGACCGCGACCGCAACGCAGCCCGCAACATCCTCGCCGCCGGGCGGGCGGAGAGACGAAACGCCTGTGGAGGCGACGTAAGACCCCACACCGGGGCGGTTGCCGCAGAAGCAGGAAGCAGCGGAACCCCGCGAGGGGACACCGCTCCACGCGCGGCGTGA
- a CDS encoding HpcH/HpaI aldolase/citrate lyase family protein has protein sequence MVDPQRSRRSCLAVPGSSTKMIDKARGLATDQFFLDLEDAVAPLAKEQARETVVAALNEGGWGDRIRTVRINDLESRWAYRDVVDVLEGAGGSLDTVMLPKVTGADQVHWLDLTVTQIERALGLPAGGIGIEVQIEDARGLTAVDSIAAASNRLEALIFGPADFMASINMPSLVVGEQPPGYDVGDAYHHVLMRLLTAARANGLQAVDGPYLQIRDVEGLRRVAGRAAALGLDGKWVLHPDQVDAVNEVFSPRQRDYDRAENILDAYAWYTSEAGGKRGAAMLGDEMIDEASRKMALVVAAKGRAAGLTRQDPWRPPVER, from the coding sequence GTGGTCGATCCGCAGCGCTCCCGTCGCAGCTGTCTGGCGGTGCCCGGTTCCAGCACGAAGATGATCGACAAGGCGAGGGGGCTGGCGACCGACCAGTTCTTCCTGGACCTGGAGGACGCGGTGGCGCCGCTGGCCAAGGAGCAGGCGCGCGAGACGGTCGTGGCCGCGCTCAACGAGGGAGGCTGGGGCGACCGGATCCGCACCGTCCGGATCAACGACCTGGAGAGCCGGTGGGCCTACCGCGACGTGGTGGACGTGCTGGAGGGTGCGGGCGGCTCGCTGGACACCGTCATGCTCCCCAAGGTCACGGGTGCTGACCAGGTGCACTGGCTCGATCTCACGGTCACCCAGATCGAACGGGCGTTGGGGCTGCCCGCCGGCGGCATCGGCATCGAGGTGCAGATCGAGGACGCGCGGGGGCTGACGGCGGTGGACTCGATAGCCGCCGCCTCGAACCGGCTCGAAGCGCTGATATTCGGCCCCGCCGACTTCATGGCCTCGATCAACATGCCCTCACTCGTGGTGGGGGAGCAGCCTCCCGGCTACGACGTGGGTGACGCCTACCACCACGTGCTGATGCGGCTGCTGACCGCGGCTCGCGCCAACGGGCTGCAGGCGGTCGACGGCCCGTACCTGCAGATCAGGGACGTCGAGGGGCTCCGCCGGGTCGCCGGTCGCGCGGCGGCGCTCGGGTTGGACGGCAAGTGGGTGCTGCACCCCGACCAGGTGGACGCGGTCAACGAGGTGTTCTCGCCGAGGCAGCGGGACTACGACAGGGCGGAGAACATCCTCGACGCCTACGCCTGGTACACCTCGGAGGCCGGGGGCAAGCGCGGGGCCGCCATGCTCGGTGACGAGATGATCGACGAGGCATCGCGCAAGATGGCGCTGGTGGTGGCCGCGAAGGGGCGGGCCGCCGGACTCACCAGACAGGACCCCTGGCGCCCTCCCGTGGAGCGGTGA
- the pstB gene encoding phosphate ABC transporter ATP-binding protein PstB codes for MAKRIDVKDLDIYYGSFRAVRDVSMTIHPRAVTALIGPSGCGKSTYLRALNRMHELIPSARVEGKVVMDDQDLYAPGMDPVDVRKHIGMVFQRPNPFPTMSIYDNVAAGLRLNHKRMRKSEMDDVVEESLRGANLWEEVKDRLRKPGSGLSGGQQQRLCIARAIAVRPDVLLMDEPCSALDPISTHAVEDLMAQLKENYTIVIVTHNMQQAARVSNYTGFFNIAGTGQPGELVELDETPTLFSTPTHSATEEYISGRFG; via the coding sequence ATGGCAAAACGCATCGACGTCAAGGATCTGGACATCTACTACGGCTCCTTCCGCGCGGTGCGCGACGTGTCCATGACGATTCATCCGCGTGCGGTCACCGCCCTGATCGGTCCCTCGGGCTGTGGCAAGTCGACCTACCTGCGGGCGCTCAACCGGATGCACGAGCTGATCCCCTCGGCCAGGGTGGAGGGCAAGGTCGTCATGGACGACCAGGACCTCTACGCGCCCGGGATGGACCCGGTAGACGTGCGCAAGCACATCGGCATGGTGTTCCAGCGCCCGAACCCCTTCCCGACGATGTCGATCTACGACAACGTCGCGGCGGGGCTGCGGCTCAACCACAAGCGGATGCGCAAGTCCGAGATGGACGACGTGGTGGAGGAGTCGCTGCGCGGTGCCAACCTCTGGGAAGAGGTCAAGGACCGGCTGCGCAAACCCGGATCCGGCCTGTCCGGCGGGCAGCAGCAGCGGCTGTGCATCGCCCGCGCCATCGCGGTCCGGCCGGACGTGCTGCTGATGGACGAGCCCTGCTCGGCGCTGGACCCGATCTCCACGCACGCGGTGGAGGACCTGATGGCCCAGCTCAAGGAGAACTACACGATCGTCATCGTCACGCACAACATGCAGCAGGCCGCCCGGGTCAGCAACTACACCGGTTTCTTCAACATCGCCGGTACGGGACAGCCCGGGGAGCTGGTGGAGCTCGACGAGACCCCGACCCTCTTCTCCACGCCGACCCACTCGGCCACCGAGGAGTACATCTCCGGCCGGTTCGGCTGA
- the pstA gene encoding phosphate ABC transporter permease PstA, protein MMSTTTSPPPPTESVEPPRETKSLVRGTLPRWAPWGVLAAAAVISALAVSLSGLGVAPFVLLTAVLHTAGIAAWSRWVEGRRKAADRSFTAVVTSAFLLALTPLISVVVTVVSKGMNRFDARFFTYSMRGVVGEGGGAYHAIMGTLITSGLAALMSVPIGLATAIYLVEYGQGKLARAITFFVDVMTGIPSIVAGLFAYALFALVFGPGTVNGFAGAVALSVLMIPIVVRSSEEMLKIVPDDLREAAFALGTPKWKVILRVVLPTAVAGISTGVTLALARVVGETAPLLIATGATGSTNLNPFSGQMATLSVFSYYEYASPGVPVEPSLDRAWTAALTLMLIVMVLNLVARSFSLLFAPKAGR, encoded by the coding sequence TTGATGAGCACCACCACCTCTCCGCCCCCGCCGACGGAAAGCGTCGAGCCGCCGCGAGAAACGAAGTCGCTGGTCCGCGGCACCTTACCGAGGTGGGCACCCTGGGGTGTCCTCGCCGCGGCGGCCGTCATCTCGGCGCTGGCCGTTTCGCTGTCCGGACTCGGCGTCGCACCGTTCGTGCTGCTGACCGCCGTGCTCCACACCGCGGGGATAGCCGCGTGGTCGCGCTGGGTGGAAGGCCGCCGGAAGGCGGCCGATCGCTCGTTCACCGCCGTGGTCACCTCGGCGTTCCTGCTCGCGCTCACCCCGCTGATCTCCGTGGTCGTCACGGTGGTCTCCAAGGGGATGAACCGCTTCGACGCCCGCTTTTTCACCTACTCGATGCGCGGAGTGGTCGGCGAGGGCGGTGGTGCCTACCACGCGATCATGGGGACGCTGATCACCAGTGGCCTCGCCGCGCTGATGTCGGTGCCGATCGGGCTGGCCACCGCGATCTACCTCGTGGAGTACGGCCAGGGCAAGCTCGCCCGCGCCATCACCTTCTTCGTCGACGTCATGACCGGCATCCCCTCCATCGTCGCGGGGCTGTTCGCCTACGCGCTGTTCGCGCTCGTGTTCGGGCCGGGAACGGTCAACGGCTTCGCCGGCGCGGTGGCGCTGAGCGTGCTGATGATCCCGATCGTGGTGCGCTCCAGCGAGGAGATGCTCAAGATCGTCCCCGACGACCTGCGCGAGGCGGCGTTCGCGCTGGGCACTCCGAAGTGGAAGGTGATCCTGCGGGTCGTGCTGCCGACCGCGGTGGCGGGGATCAGCACCGGTGTCACGCTGGCCCTGGCCCGGGTGGTGGGTGAGACCGCCCCACTGCTCATCGCCACCGGCGCCACCGGCAGCACCAACTTGAACCCGTTCTCCGGGCAGATGGCGACCCTGTCGGTGTTCTCCTACTACGAGTACGCCAGCCCGGGGGTTCCGGTCGAGCCCTCCCTGGACCGCGCCTGGACGGCCGCGCTGACCCTCATGCTCATCGTGATGGTGCTCAACCTGGTCGCGCGGTCGTTCTCGCTGTTGTTCGCACCGAAGGCCGGTCGCTGA
- a CDS encoding MFS transporter, whose product MSDTDAAPERGAAAPPTNVVVVVLAFAGIVVSLMQTLVIPLVPELPRLLHAPATGTAWVITVTLLGSAVATPSAGRLGDMYGKRRVLLASLVLLAAGSVIAALSDSLAPMIVGRALQGLSAGVIPLGISIMRDELPSERLGSAIALMSASLGIGGALGLPAAAFLAEYTDWHVLFWTSGALGAVAAVAVLAVVPESSVRTGGRFDVLGAAGLSAGLVCLLLPISKGGDWGWGSAPVVGLFVASVVVLLLWGLWETRSARPLVDLRVSARRQVLLTNLASTVFGFAMFAMSLVVPQLLQLPEAAGYGMGQSMVVVGLVMAPSGLVMMAMAPVSARLSKLHGPKVTLMVGAVVVALGYGLNTVLMSAIWHLVLISSVIGVGVGLAYGAMPALIMAAVPVSETGAANSLNTLMRSIGTSSASAISGVILAQMTVSSGPVSFPSQHGFRLVMGIGAGAAVVALLIAAFLPRRRSSESSEPRPAEANSSVRA is encoded by the coding sequence GTGTCCGATACCGATGCCGCCCCCGAACGGGGGGCCGCAGCACCACCGACGAACGTCGTCGTGGTGGTGCTGGCGTTCGCCGGGATCGTGGTCTCACTGATGCAGACCCTGGTGATCCCGCTGGTCCCCGAACTCCCCCGGCTGCTGCACGCCCCGGCCACCGGAACGGCCTGGGTGATCACCGTGACCCTGCTCGGCTCCGCCGTCGCCACCCCCTCCGCCGGGCGCCTGGGCGACATGTACGGCAAACGCCGGGTGCTGCTGGCCAGCCTGGTACTGCTGGCGGCGGGGTCCGTGATCGCCGCGCTGAGCGACTCGCTGGCGCCCATGATCGTCGGGCGCGCGCTGCAGGGCCTGTCCGCGGGCGTCATCCCGCTGGGCATCAGCATCATGCGCGACGAGCTGCCCTCCGAACGGCTCGGCTCGGCGATCGCCCTGATGAGCGCCTCCCTGGGGATCGGTGGTGCGCTCGGCCTGCCCGCGGCCGCCTTCCTCGCCGAATACACCGACTGGCACGTGCTGTTCTGGACCTCGGGAGCGCTCGGCGCCGTCGCGGCCGTGGCGGTGCTCGCGGTGGTTCCCGAGTCCTCGGTCCGCACCGGCGGGCGGTTCGACGTGCTGGGCGCGGCCGGGCTCTCCGCCGGGTTGGTCTGCCTGCTGCTACCGATCTCCAAGGGAGGTGACTGGGGCTGGGGCAGCGCACCCGTCGTCGGTCTGTTCGTCGCCTCGGTGGTCGTGCTGCTGCTGTGGGGACTGTGGGAGACGCGCTCGGCGCGACCGTTGGTGGACCTGCGGGTGAGCGCGCGCCGTCAGGTGCTGCTGACCAACCTGGCCTCCACCGTGTTCGGCTTCGCGATGTTCGCGATGTCGCTGGTGGTACCGCAGCTGTTGCAGCTGCCCGAGGCCGCCGGTTACGGCATGGGACAGAGCATGGTGGTCGTGGGGCTGGTCATGGCCCCCTCCGGTCTCGTGATGATGGCCATGGCGCCGGTTTCCGCGCGGCTCTCCAAACTGCACGGTCCCAAGGTCACCCTGATGGTCGGCGCGGTGGTGGTCGCCCTCGGGTACGGCCTCAACACCGTGCTCATGTCGGCCATCTGGCACCTGGTGCTGATCTCGAGCGTGATCGGTGTCGGGGTCGGACTGGCCTACGGCGCCATGCCCGCGTTGATCATGGCCGCCGTGCCGGTCTCCGAGACGGGGGCCGCCAACAGTCTCAACACGCTGATGCGCTCCATCGGCACCTCGAGCGCGAGCGCGATCTCGGGGGTGATCCTCGCCCAGATGACGGTCTCGTCGGGCCCCGTCAGTTTCCCCTCGCAGCACGGTTTCCGGCTGGTGATGGGCATCGGCGCGGGCGCGGCCGTCGTCGCCCTGCTCATCGCGGCCTTCCTGCCCCGGCGGCGCTCCTCCGAGTCTTCGGAACCGCGCCCCGCCGAGGCGAACTCGTCGGTCAGGGCCTGA
- a CDS encoding DUF397 domain-containing protein, with protein MTPDSLADAVWRKSTRSNGTGACVDVGIAPSAAGVRDTKLGNESPTLAFTRSQWGSFLDALKNDRLDG; from the coding sequence ATGACTCCGGACAGTCTTGCGGATGCCGTGTGGCGCAAGTCCACCCGCAGCAACGGCACCGGTGCGTGCGTTGACGTGGGGATCGCGCCTTCCGCCGCTGGAGTTCGCGACACGAAGCTGGGCAATGAAAGCCCCACTCTGGCGTTCACACGTTCGCAGTGGGGTTCCTTCCTCGACGCGCTCAAGAACGACCGTCTCGACGGCTGA
- a CDS encoding phosphate ABC transporter substrate-binding protein PstS, which yields MQRSIVRRTAAGAAAAALTLVLGACGAANESSGSADEGSGLSGTLDGAGASSQEAAQQAWRAAFSEEHPDVTVNYSPIGSGGGRERFVNGASDFGGTDAALEGEELKAAKERCGSLVEVPVYVSPVAVAFNLDGVDELKLTPQTIAGIFNQEITNWDAEAIKRSNPDVDLPSTPITPVNRSDESGTTENFVDYLSTAAPDAWPHEVSGNWPVSGGEAAKGTSGVKSAINAGNGTIGYLDASQAGDLGTVAVGVGDEFVSYSPEAAAKVVEVSERKEDQGEHVFAYDLARDTTESGTYPIVLVSYGMACGSYDDAGTGELVRSYFQYLLSEEGQQAAADAAGSAPISEGLRQKLQPAVEAIGASS from the coding sequence GTGCAGCGCAGTATTGTCAGACGTACTGCCGCCGGTGCGGCGGCAGCGGCGCTGACCCTGGTTCTCGGAGCGTGCGGCGCCGCCAACGAGTCCTCGGGCAGTGCGGACGAGGGGTCGGGACTCTCCGGGACGCTCGACGGTGCGGGCGCCAGCTCCCAGGAGGCCGCACAGCAAGCCTGGCGCGCGGCCTTCTCCGAGGAGCACCCGGACGTCACGGTCAACTACTCCCCGATCGGTTCCGGTGGTGGCCGGGAACGCTTCGTCAACGGGGCGAGCGACTTCGGTGGCACCGACGCCGCCCTGGAAGGCGAGGAGCTCAAGGCCGCCAAGGAGCGCTGCGGCTCGCTCGTCGAGGTACCGGTCTACGTCTCCCCGGTCGCCGTGGCGTTCAACCTCGACGGTGTCGACGAGCTGAAGCTGACCCCCCAGACGATCGCCGGGATCTTCAACCAGGAGATCACCAACTGGGACGCCGAGGCGATCAAGCGGAGCAACCCCGATGTCGACCTCCCGAGCACGCCCATCACGCCGGTGAACCGCTCCGACGAGTCGGGCACGACCGAGAACTTCGTGGACTACCTGTCCACCGCCGCACCGGACGCCTGGCCGCACGAGGTCAGCGGCAACTGGCCGGTTTCCGGCGGAGAGGCCGCCAAGGGCACCTCCGGTGTGAAGAGCGCCATCAACGCGGGCAACGGCACCATCGGCTACCTCGACGCCAGCCAGGCGGGTGACCTGGGCACGGTCGCGGTCGGCGTCGGTGACGAGTTCGTCTCCTACTCGCCCGAGGCCGCCGCCAAGGTGGTGGAGGTCTCCGAGCGCAAGGAGGACCAGGGCGAGCACGTGTTCGCCTACGACCTCGCGCGGGACACCACCGAGTCCGGCACCTACCCCATCGTGCTGGTCTCCTACGGCATGGCCTGCGGCAGTTACGACGACGCCGGGACCGGCGAACTGGTCCGCTCCTACTTCCAGTACCTCCTCAGCGAGGAGGGCCAGCAGGCGGCGGCCGACGCCGCGGGCTCGGCTCCGATCTCCGAGGGGCTGCGCCAGAAGCTGCAGCCGGCCGTGGAGGCCATCGGGGCGAGCAGCTGA
- a CDS encoding HAD family hydrolase: MYDDPDRAVVLGWSGTLVECHRGGARLFPGADAALSGARLASIPVIVLTGHPLEEVAAHARRLRVADRLSIVIAGDRDPVAELAALRAEYTRLAFVGSTRAEITRAHRAGVLAFGFSGGGCSGKSLRAAGAESVLSKLDRSLALRVTEQRLFSASGNEAR, translated from the coding sequence GTGTACGACGATCCGGATCGTGCCGTGGTGCTGGGTTGGAGCGGCACCCTCGTCGAGTGCCACCGTGGCGGTGCCCGGCTCTTCCCGGGCGCGGATGCCGCGCTCTCGGGCGCCCGCCTCGCCTCGATTCCGGTGATCGTGCTCACCGGCCACCCGTTGGAGGAGGTCGCCGCGCACGCGCGTCGGCTGCGCGTCGCGGACCGGTTGTCCATCGTGATCGCGGGGGACCGCGATCCGGTGGCCGAACTCGCGGCGCTGCGGGCGGAGTACACCCGGCTGGCCTTCGTGGGAAGCACGCGGGCCGAGATCACCCGCGCGCACCGCGCCGGAGTGCTCGCCTTCGGGTTCTCGGGCGGCGGCTGCTCGGGCAAATCGCTACGCGCGGCCGGGGCGGAGTCGGTACTGTCCAAGCTGGACCGATCCTTGGCACTGCGGGTCACCGAACAGCGGTTGTTCAGCGCTTCGGGCAACGAAGCGCGCTAG
- a CDS encoding nucleoside triphosphate pyrophosphohydrolase family protein: MRPLPAEATLAEIQRYVAEMELERGFADSTVLEQSLKLGEEYGELCKAIRERSGLAVETGSATGDVGGELADILIYLCAIANRLDTDLDQALRAKERANETRTWTSAPREAADTEHPA; encoded by the coding sequence ATGCGACCACTCCCGGCAGAGGCGACACTGGCCGAGATCCAGCGCTACGTCGCCGAGATGGAACTCGAACGCGGCTTCGCCGACAGCACCGTGCTGGAGCAGTCCCTCAAACTCGGCGAGGAGTACGGCGAGCTGTGCAAGGCCATCCGCGAGCGATCCGGCCTCGCGGTCGAGACCGGTTCGGCGACGGGCGACGTCGGCGGCGAACTCGCCGACATCCTCATCTACCTCTGCGCCATCGCCAACCGCCTCGACACCGACCTAGACCAAGCCCTACGGGCCAAGGAACGCGCCAACGAGACACGCACCTGGACCTCGGCTCCGCGAGAAGCGGCCGACACCGAGCACCCCGCATAA
- a CDS encoding helix-turn-helix domain-containing protein codes for MPTSPRAQALSKELKQARKERGLTVRALADMLGWSHARVSRIENAKQGITVEDVSTLLGYLRLASRDRDRLIKMTRDLNEPAWWEVHKGVNSQLASLIDAEQRALSITYVTPTLVPGLLQTRAYSRAIYEAAGFTDEEVDEAVAVRQHRQGIIERSSPTELVAYMDESVLQRPAGSRDIAAEQLRYLIKVNERDNVAIRVLPLTVGVHVGLDGMFSVIAMPNGGSTVHIEAPNAGVLLSEPDDVRPYERMLTRLEESALSAADSMRLLSEYVQYHEDPA; via the coding sequence ATGCCGACGTCCCCGCGCGCCCAAGCGCTCTCGAAAGAACTCAAGCAAGCCAGGAAAGAACGTGGACTGACTGTTCGCGCGCTGGCGGACATGCTGGGGTGGAGCCACGCGCGTGTAAGCAGGATCGAAAATGCCAAGCAGGGGATCACGGTTGAAGATGTCAGTACGCTGCTCGGCTATCTACGGTTGGCTTCTCGTGACCGTGACCGGCTGATCAAGATGACTCGGGATTTGAACGAGCCTGCCTGGTGGGAAGTCCACAAAGGTGTGAACTCGCAGCTCGCGTCACTGATCGACGCGGAGCAACGTGCTCTCAGCATCACGTACGTGACTCCCACCCTTGTGCCTGGGTTGCTACAGACACGCGCCTACAGCAGAGCGATCTACGAAGCCGCAGGGTTCACTGACGAAGAAGTCGACGAAGCCGTAGCCGTACGACAGCATCGTCAAGGCATCATCGAACGGTCTTCACCCACTGAGTTGGTTGCCTACATGGATGAATCCGTCCTGCAACGACCAGCGGGGAGCCGAGATATCGCTGCGGAGCAGCTTCGGTACCTCATCAAAGTCAACGAACGCGACAACGTCGCCATCAGAGTTCTCCCACTGACCGTTGGCGTGCACGTAGGCCTCGATGGCATGTTTTCCGTCATCGCCATGCCGAATGGCGGTTCCACCGTTCACATCGAGGCACCCAACGCAGGCGTGCTGCTGTCTGAACCTGACGATGTGCGACCCTACGAACGCATGCTTACCAGGCTTGAAGAGTCAGCACTGTCTGCTGCTGACTCCATGAGGCTACTAAGCGAATACGTTCAATATCACGAGGATCCAGCATGA
- the tnpA gene encoding IS200/IS605 family transposase, giving the protein MANTEDYRTGRHCVFGMHVHLVFVTKYRRNVLTSQHHDVLREVFAKVCADFGASLTECNGEDDHVHLLVEYPPQVAVSKLVNSLKGVASRRLKQRFPIRTYRGHLWSPSYFAASCGGAPLSIIRQYVENQRRPA; this is encoded by the coding sequence ATGGCAAACACCGAGGACTATCGCACTGGCAGGCACTGTGTTTTCGGAATGCACGTCCATTTGGTCTTTGTGACGAAGTACCGCAGGAACGTGCTCACCAGCCAACACCACGACGTCCTGCGCGAGGTGTTCGCGAAGGTCTGTGCCGACTTCGGCGCGAGCCTGACCGAGTGCAACGGCGAAGACGACCACGTGCACCTGCTCGTGGAGTATCCGCCGCAGGTAGCCGTGTCGAAGCTGGTGAACAGCCTCAAGGGCGTGGCCTCCCGGCGCCTCAAACAGCGCTTCCCGATACGGACCTACCGGGGGCATCTGTGGTCGCCGTCGTACTTCGCCGCTTCGTGCGGCGGGGCGCCGCTGTCGATCATTCGACAGTACGTGGAGAACCAGCGTCGCCCTGCCTAG
- the pstC gene encoding phosphate ABC transporter permease subunit PstC → MSNTGQGATTARRVRKRPADQAFRGTTTGAGVLILVVLAGVAAFLLVEAWPSFVAPAEEIPGEGGLVLYIWPLVFGTLLSAVLALVIAAPLAVLIALFITHYAPRKLAQFLGYIVDLLAAVPSIIYGLWGFTVLAPATRGPAEWLSENLGFIPLFAGPPSTTGRTMLTAGLVLAVMILPIITAVIREAFLQTPKLHEEASLALGATRLEMIRLAVLPFGSSSIISGSMLGLGRALGETMAVAIVLSASGGVTFNLISSGNPATIAANIALEFPESSGVAIDTLIASGLVLFAITLVVNMIARAVINRRTDFSGAS, encoded by the coding sequence GTGAGCAATACCGGGCAAGGCGCCACGACCGCCCGTCGAGTACGTAAGCGCCCCGCCGACCAGGCGTTTCGCGGGACAACCACCGGAGCGGGTGTGCTGATCCTGGTGGTGCTGGCGGGAGTCGCCGCGTTCCTGCTGGTCGAGGCGTGGCCCTCCTTCGTGGCCCCCGCCGAGGAGATCCCCGGGGAGGGGGGACTCGTCCTCTACATCTGGCCCCTGGTGTTCGGCACCCTGCTGTCCGCCGTGCTGGCGCTGGTGATCGCCGCCCCGCTCGCGGTGCTCATCGCGCTGTTCATCACCCACTACGCACCGCGCAAGCTCGCCCAGTTCCTGGGTTACATCGTCGACCTGCTCGCCGCCGTGCCGAGCATCATCTACGGGCTGTGGGGATTCACGGTGCTGGCACCGGCCACCCGGGGCCCGGCCGAATGGCTCTCCGAGAACCTCGGGTTCATCCCGCTGTTCGCCGGGCCGCCCTCGACCACGGGGCGGACCATGCTCACCGCTGGACTGGTGCTGGCGGTGATGATCCTGCCCATCATCACCGCCGTGATCCGCGAGGCGTTCCTGCAGACGCCCAAGCTGCACGAGGAGGCCTCGCTGGCGCTGGGAGCCACCCGGCTGGAGATGATCCGCCTGGCGGTCCTGCCGTTCGGCTCCTCCAGCATCATCAGCGGTTCCATGCTGGGGCTCGGGCGTGCGCTGGGGGAGACGATGGCCGTCGCGATCGTGCTCTCGGCCTCGGGCGGAGTCACGTTCAACCTGATCAGTTCCGGGAACCCGGCGACCATCGCGGCCAACATCGCACTGGAGTTCCCCGAGTCCTCGGGTGTCGCCATCGACACCCTCATCGCGTCCGGCCTGGTGCTGTTCGCCATCACGCTGGTCGTGAACATGATCGCCCGCGCGGTCATCAACCGTCGCACCGACTTCTCCGGAGCCAGTTGA
- a CDS encoding DUF397 domain-containing protein, whose amino-acid sequence MIEFITWRKSSRSSASGNCVEVAQNLPGTALLRDSKLGTDSPVLAVSPGHFAAFLDALKNDRLDG is encoded by the coding sequence ATGATCGAGTTCATCACATGGCGGAAGAGCAGTCGCAGCAGTGCCTCTGGCAACTGCGTCGAGGTCGCCCAGAATCTGCCGGGGACCGCTCTCCTCCGAGACAGCAAGCTCGGTACCGACAGCCCCGTCCTCGCGGTCTCCCCAGGTCACTTCGCCGCTTTTCTCGACGCGCTCAAGAACGACCGTCTCGACGGCTGA